The Lonchura striata isolate bLonStr1 chromosome 29, bLonStr1.mat, whole genome shotgun sequence genome window below encodes:
- the LOC110483781 gene encoding tubulin beta chain, with product MREIVHIQAGQCGNQIGAKFWEVISDEHGIDPTGTYHGDSDLQLDRISVYYNEATGGKYVPRAILVDLEPGTMDSVRSGPFGQIFRPDNFVFGQSGAGNNWAKGHYTEGAELVDSVLDVVRKEAESCDCLQGFQLTHSLGGGTGSGMGTLLISKIREEYPDRIMNTFSVVPSPKVSDTVVEPYNATLSVHQLVENTDETYCIDNEALYDICFRTLKLTTPTYGDLNHLVSATMSGVTTCLRFPGQLNADLRKLAVNMVPFPRLHFFMPGFAPLTSRGSQQYRALTVPELTQQVFDAKNMMAACDPRHGRYLTVAAVFRGRMSMKEVDEQMLNVQNKNSSYFVEWIPNNVKTAVCDIPPRGLKMAVTFIGNSTAIQELFKRISEQFTAMFRRKAFLHWYTGEGMDEMEFTEAESNMNDLVSEYQQYQDATAEEEEDFGEEAEEEA from the exons TTCTGGGAGGTGATCAGTGATGAGCACGGCATCGACCCCACGGGCACCTACCATGGGGACAGCGACCTGCAGCTGGACCGCATCAGCGTCTACTACAACGAGGCcacag GGGGTAAATATGTGCCCAGGGCCATCCTGGTGGACCTGGAGCCTGGCACCATGGACTCGGTGCGCTCCGGCCCCTTCGGGCAGATCTTCCGGCCTGACAACTTCGTCTTTG GTCAAAGCGGTGCCGGCAACAACTGGGCCAAGGGTCACTACACGGAGGGTGCTGAGCTGGTGGACTCGGTGCTGGACGTGGTGCGCAAGGAGGCCGAGAGCTGCGACTGCCTGCAGGGCTTCCAGCTGACCCATTCCCTGGGCGGTGGCACCGGCTCAGGCATGGGCACGCTGCTGATCTCCAAGATCCGCGAGGAGTACCCCGACCGCATCATGAACACCTTCAGCGTGGTGCCGTCCCCCAAGGTGTCGGACACGGTGGTGGAGCCCTACAACGCCACGCTGTCCGTGCACCAGCTGGTGGAGAACACGGACGAGACCTACTGCATCGACAACGAGGCGCTCTACGACATCTGCTTCCGCACCCTCAAGCTGACCACGCCCACCTACGGCGACCTCAACCACCTGGTGTCGGCCACCATGAGCGGCGTCACCACCTGCCTGCGCTTCCCCGGCCAGCTCAACGCCGACCTGCGCAAGCTGGCCGTCAACATGGTGCCCTTCCCGCGGCTGCACTTCTTCATGCCCGGCTTCGCGCCGCTGACCTCGCGGGGCAGCCAGCAGTACCGCGCCCTCACCGTGCCCGAGCTCACCCAGCAGGTCTTCGACGCCAAGAACATGATGGCCGCCTGCGACCCGCGGCACGGCCGCTACCTGACGGTGGCCGCCGTCTTCCGCGGGCGCATGTCCATGAAGGAGGTGGACGAGCAGATGCTGAACGTGCAGAACAAGAACAGCTCCTACTTCGTGGAGTGGATCCCCAACAACGTGAAGACAGCCGTGTGCGACATCCCGCCGCGCGGCCTCAAGATGGCCGTCACCTTCATCGGCAACAGCACGGCCATCCAGGAGCTCTTCAAGCGCATCTCGGAGCAGTTCACGGCCATGTTCCGGCGCAAGGCCTTCCTGCACTGGTACACGGGCGAGGGCATGGACGAGATGGAGTTCACCGAGGCCGAGAGCAACATGAACGACCTCGTGTCCGAGTACCAGCAGTACCAGGATGCCAcggccgaggaggaggaggatttcGGCGAGGAGGCCGAAGAGGAGGCCTGA
- the LOC110483779 gene encoding class I histocompatibility antigen, F10 alpha chain isoform X3, whose amino-acid sequence MAPALRLGLLLGLLGLLADPGSTTKVLHSLHYLDVAVSEPSPGVPQFMSIGFVDGIPFTRYDSERGRVEPLTQWIKDGVEPGYWDGQTQIWERNQHVAARDLETARERYNQSGGLHTRLHVYGCDLLSDGTVHGSYKDGYDGRDFISFDLGSGGFVAADSAAEITRRRWEQEEEAERWTNYLKHVCPEWLRKYVGYGQKELERKEPPDVHVSGKEEHGTLILSCHAYGFYPNTIAVSWMKENTTLNQETEWGGIVPNSDGTFHTWARIEALPEERELYRCRVEHPGMLEPGIFAWEPKSGSILTVAVAVSIIAAILVVLIAVGVWKLQSGKRDRSGYNVAAGITA is encoded by the exons ATGGCTCCAGCGCTgcggctggggctgctcttggggctcctggggctcctggcgGACCCGGGGAGCACGACGAAAG TTCTCCACTCCTTGCATTACCTGGATGTGGCGGTGTCAGAgcccagcccgggggtcccccaGTTCATGTCCATTGGGTTTGTGGATGGGATCCCCTTCACGCGCTACGACAGCGAGCGGGGCCGGGTGGAGCCGCTGACGCAGTGGATAAAGGATGGAGTCGAGCCGGGATATTGGGATGGGCAGACCCAGATCTGGGAGAGGAACCAGCACGTGGCTGCCAGGGACCTGGAGACAGCGCGGGAGCGGTACAACCAGAGCGGGG GTCTCCACACACGGCTGCATGTTTATGGCTGTGACCTCCTGTCTGACGGGACTGTCCATGGATCCTACAAGGATGGCTACGACGGGCGGGATTTCATCTCCTTTGACCTGGGATCCGGGGGATTCGTGGCGGCCGACAGCGCTGCCGAGATCACCAGGAGAcgctgggagcaggaggaggaggctgagaggTGGACGAATTACCTGAAGCACGTCTGCCCGGAATGGCTCCGGAAATACGTTGGATACgggcagaaggagctggagcgCAAAG AGCCCCCTGATGTCCACGTGTCCGGAAAAGAGGAACATGGGACGCTGATCCTGTCCTGCCACGCGTACGGATTCTACCCCAACACCATTGCAGTCAGCTGGATGAAGGAGAATACAACCTTGAATCAGGAGACGGAGTGGGGCGGGATCGTTCCCAACAGCGACGGCACCTTCCACACCTGGGCCAGGATTGAGGCGCTGCCGGAGGAGCGGGAGCTGTACCGGTGCAGGGTGGAGCATCCCGGAATGCTGGAGCCCGGGATCTTCGCTTGGG AGCCGAAGTCTGGCAGCATTCTCACCGTGGCGGTCGCTGTGTCCATCATCGCTGCCATCCTTGTTGTCCTCATTGCAGTCGGTGTCTGGAAGCTCCAATCCG GGAAGAGGGACAGGAGTGGATACAACGTGGCAGCCG GAATCACCGCCTGA
- the LOC110483779 gene encoding class I histocompatibility antigen, F10 alpha chain isoform X2 — translation MAPALGLFLGLLGLLGDPSAATKVLHSLHYLDVAVSEPSPGVPQFMSIGFVDGIPFTRYDSERGRVEPLTQWIKDGVEPGYWDGQTQIWERNQHVAARDLETARERYNQSGGLHTRLHVYGCDLLSDGTVHGSYKDGYDGRDFISFDLGSGGFVAADSAAEITRRRWEQEEEAERWTNYLKHVCPEWLRKYVGYGQKELERKEPPDVHVSGKEEHGTLILSCHAYGFYPNTIAVSWMKENTTLNQETEWGGIVPNSDGTFHTWARIEALPEERELYRCRVEHPGMLEPGIFAWEPKSGSILTVAVAVSIIAAILVVLIAVGVWKLQSGKRDRSGYNVAAGKDVGINGSAAGITA, via the exons ATGGCTCCGGCGCTGGggctgttcttggggctcctggggctcctgggggacCCGAGCGCCGCGACGAAAG TTCTCCACTCCTTGCATTACCTGGATGTGGCGGTGTCAGAgcccagcccgggggtcccccaGTTCATGTCCATTGGGTTTGTGGATGGGATCCCCTTCACGCGCTACGACAGCGAGCGGGGCCGGGTGGAGCCGCTGACGCAGTGGATAAAGGATGGAGTCGAGCCGGGATATTGGGATGGGCAGACCCAGATCTGGGAGAGGAACCAGCACGTGGCTGCCAGGGACCTGGAGACAGCGCGGGAGCGGTACAACCAGAGCGGGG GTCTCCACACACGGCTGCATGTTTATGGCTGTGACCTCCTGTCTGACGGGACTGTCCATGGATCCTACAAGGATGGCTACGACGGGCGGGATTTCATCTCCTTTGACCTGGGATCCGGGGGATTCGTGGCGGCCGACAGCGCTGCCGAGATCACCAGGAGAcgctgggagcaggaggaggaggctgagaggTGGACGAATTACCTGAAGCACGTCTGCCCGGAATGGCTCCGGAAATACGTTGGATACgggcagaaggagctggagcgCAAAG AGCCCCCTGATGTCCACGTGTCCGGAAAAGAGGAACATGGGACGCTGATCCTGTCCTGCCACGCGTACGGATTCTACCCCAACACCATTGCAGTCAGCTGGATGAAGGAGAATACAACCTTGAATCAGGAGACGGAGTGGGGCGGGATCGTTCCCAACAGCGACGGCACCTTCCACACCTGGGCCAGGATTGAGGCGCTGCCGGAGGAGCGGGAGCTGTACCGGTGCAGGGTGGAGCATCCCGGAATGCTGGAGCCCGGGATCTTCGCTTGGG AGCCGAAGTCTGGCAGCATTCTCACCGTGGCGGTCGCTGTGTCCATCATCGCTGCCATCCTTGTTGTCCTCATTGCAGTCGGTGTCTGGAAGCTCCAATCCG GGAAGAGGGACAGGAGTGGATACAACGTGGCAGCCG GAAAGGATGTGGGAATTAATGGCTCAGCTGCAG GAATCACCGCCTGA
- the LOC110483779 gene encoding class I histocompatibility antigen, F10 alpha chain isoform X1: MAPALRLGLLLGLLGLLADPGSTTKVLHSLHYLDVAVSEPSPGVPQFMSIGFVDGIPFTRYDSERGRVEPLTQWIKDGVEPGYWDGQTQIWERNQHVAARDLETARERYNQSGGLHTRLHVYGCDLLSDGTVHGSYKDGYDGRDFISFDLGSGGFVAADSAAEITRRRWEQEEEAERWTNYLKHVCPEWLRKYVGYGQKELERKEPPDVHVSGKEEHGTLILSCHAYGFYPNTIAVSWMKENTTLNQETEWGGIVPNSDGTFHTWARIEALPEERELYRCRVEHPGMLEPGIFAWEPKSGSILTVAVAVSIIAAILVVLIAVGVWKLQSGKRDRSGYNVAAGKDVGINGSAAGITA, translated from the exons ATGGCTCCAGCGCTgcggctggggctgctcttggggctcctggggctcctggcgGACCCGGGGAGCACGACGAAAG TTCTCCACTCCTTGCATTACCTGGATGTGGCGGTGTCAGAgcccagcccgggggtcccccaGTTCATGTCCATTGGGTTTGTGGATGGGATCCCCTTCACGCGCTACGACAGCGAGCGGGGCCGGGTGGAGCCGCTGACGCAGTGGATAAAGGATGGAGTCGAGCCGGGATATTGGGATGGGCAGACCCAGATCTGGGAGAGGAACCAGCACGTGGCTGCCAGGGACCTGGAGACAGCGCGGGAGCGGTACAACCAGAGCGGGG GTCTCCACACACGGCTGCATGTTTATGGCTGTGACCTCCTGTCTGACGGGACTGTCCATGGATCCTACAAGGATGGCTACGACGGGCGGGATTTCATCTCCTTTGACCTGGGATCCGGGGGATTCGTGGCGGCCGACAGCGCTGCCGAGATCACCAGGAGAcgctgggagcaggaggaggaggctgagaggTGGACGAATTACCTGAAGCACGTCTGCCCGGAATGGCTCCGGAAATACGTTGGATACgggcagaaggagctggagcgCAAAG AGCCCCCTGATGTCCACGTGTCCGGAAAAGAGGAACATGGGACGCTGATCCTGTCCTGCCACGCGTACGGATTCTACCCCAACACCATTGCAGTCAGCTGGATGAAGGAGAATACAACCTTGAATCAGGAGACGGAGTGGGGCGGGATCGTTCCCAACAGCGACGGCACCTTCCACACCTGGGCCAGGATTGAGGCGCTGCCGGAGGAGCGGGAGCTGTACCGGTGCAGGGTGGAGCATCCCGGAATGCTGGAGCCCGGGATCTTCGCTTGGG AGCCGAAGTCTGGCAGCATTCTCACCGTGGCGGTCGCTGTGTCCATCATCGCTGCCATCCTTGTTGTCCTCATTGCAGTCGGTGTCTGGAAGCTCCAATCCG GGAAGAGGGACAGGAGTGGATACAACGTGGCAGCCG GAAAGGATGTGGGAATTAATGGCTCAGCTGCAG GAATCACCGCCTGA
- the FLOT1 gene encoding flotillin-1, which yields MFFTCGPNEAMVVSGFCRSPPVMVAGGRVLVIPCLQQIQRISLNTLTLPVRSEKVYTRHGVPISVTGIAQVKIQGQNKEMLAAACQMFLGKSESEIGQIALETLEGHQRAIMAHMTVEEIYKDRQKFSDQVFRVASSDLVNMGISVVSYTLKDVHDEQDYLRSLGKGRTAQVQRDARVGEAEAKRDAGIREARARQEQVSAQLLSEEATARAQRDFQVAQAECDGAVSARRATAELAFQLQAARSQQAIAAQRGEVALVERAQRVQLQEQEVGRRRQELEATVRKPAEAERYRLERLAEAQRTQVLLQAEAEAESLKVTGAARAAAVASRARAEAAAAAAKAEAFGQFQDAAVVDLVLQRLPQVAEAVAQPLLGTRRVTLVGGSGAVGVAKIPSEILDLVTRLPGAVGALARGSQVTPTESEGGTGATETSPNVPKVSPNTPRVSLSATPQ from the exons ATGTTCTTCACCTGCGGCCCCAACGAGGCCATGGTGGTGTCGG GTTTCTGCCGCAGCCCCCCGGTGATGGTGGCCGGGGGCCGGGTGTTGGTGatcccctgcctgcagcagatCCAGCG GATCTCCCTGAACACGCTGACGCTGCCCGTGCGCAGTGAGAAGGTTTACACCCGCCACGGGGTGCCAATCTCCGTCACCGGCATCGCCCAG GTGAAGATCCAGGGGCAGAACAAGGAGATGCTCGCAGCTGCCTGTCAGATGTTCCTGGGAAAATCGGAGAGCGAGATCGGCCAGATCGCCCTGGAGACGCTGGAGGGCCACCAGCGTGCCATCATGGCCCACATGACTGtggag GAGATCTACAAGGACCGGCAGAAGTTCTCGGATCAGGTTTTCCGCGTGGCCTCCTCCGACCTGGTGAACATGGGCATCTCCGTGGTCAGCTACACCCTCAAGGATGTGCACGACGAGCAG GATTACCTGCGCTCCCTTGGGAAGGGCCGCACGGCGCAGGTGCAGCGCGACGCCCGCGTGGGAGAGGCCGAGGCCAAACGCGATGCCGGGATCCGC gaggcGCGGGCGCGGCAGGAGCAGGTGTCGGCGCAGCTGCTGAGCGAGGAGGCCACGGCGCGAGCCCAGCGCGACTTCCAGGTGGCCCAGGCTGAGTGCGATGGAGCTGTCAGCGCCCGCAGGGCCACGGCTGAGCTGGCGTTCCAGCTGCAG GCAGCCCGTTCCCAGCAGGCCATCGCGGCGCAGCGCGGGGAGGTGGCACTGGTGGAGCGGGCGCAGCgggtgcagctgcaggagcaggaggtcgGGCGGCGCCGCCAGGAGCTCGAGGCCACCGTGCGCAAACCGGCCGAGGCCGAGCGCTaccggctggagcggctggccgAGGCACAGCG GAcgcaggtgctgctgcaggcgGAGGCGGAGGCTGAGAGCCTCAAG GTGACGGGCGCTGCCCGTGCCGCGGCCGTGGCCTCTCGTGCCCGCGCCGAGGCCGCGGCGGCTGCGGCCAAGGCCGAGGCCTTCGGGCAGTTCCAGGACGCGGCCGTGGTGGATCTGGTGCTGCAGAGACTGCCCcag GTGGCCGAGGCGGTGGCGCAGCCGCTGCTGGGGACGCGCCGGGTGACGCTCGTGGGCGGCTCCGGGGCCGTCGGGGTGGCCAAAATCCCCTCGGAAATCCTGGACTTGGTGACGCGGCTGCCGGGGGCCGTGGGGGCGCtggccaggggctcccag GTGACCCCAACGGAGTCCGAGGGTGGCACCGGAGCCACTGAAAcatccccaaatgtccccaaagtgtccccaaataCCCCCAGAGTGTCCCTGAGTGCCACCCCCCAGTGA